The region GGAGGCTTTAGAGGGCTCCATAACCGCTCCTATTGGAAAGCCTTCCTCGTCCAAGGCCACCAGTACCATGTTGGTGGTTCCCAGATCGAATCCGAGACAGATCTTTCCGGATGGTCGTTTCCCTTCTGCAACCCCTTCTCGAAAGACCTGTCCACAAAGAGATAGTTCGGGAGTAAGCCAAGAGGTCATGATCCGAGTACCCTGACCATATCGCCGGTGGAAAGACCGCAGGAATTAGCTTCGTCCACGTCCACGTGGAACTCTACCTCCATAGAATCGCCAACCCTCACCCAGACACGGCTGAAGACGATCCCTCTGTCTCCCGGCACCTCCACCGACACTTCCTGCCCGTCCTTCAGGGATAGTTCCGCCGCTCTGGGAGGAGTGAGATGCAGGTGTCTCCAGGCTATGCCCACCCCTACTTCTACCGTCATGGAATCGGCGGGCCCAATTAACGTGACGGGATCACAGGGAAGATCGGATCCGCTTTTTACCAGGGGAGCCTTTATCCTGAGCCGCCTGGCGTCGGACGCAGAGATCTCCACCTGGGTAGCCTTACGGTAGGGACCAAGGACACGCACCGATTCCAAAACCCCTCCTGCTGTGGCCAAGGTAACCGTTTCCTTGCAGGCGAACTGTCCGGGCTGACGTAGATCCTTGATGGGAGTAAGCTCATGACCGGAACCGAAAAGCCTATCGCCGTCATTCCGAGAAAGATGAACGTGGCGATTGCTGACCCCGGCCACGACGAGAGCCGGATCGTGCTCGACACGCGACTCGGGCAAGCTCTGGAGGATCTCGCTGACTATTTTGTCCACCAGCTCTCTCGAAATCGCCATCGCACATCACCGCCTAGTCGTTCGATGCGGAGAGGATATCTACTCCTCCGGCTGGAAGGATCTTCTCCGTGTCCATGTGAGGCCTGGGGATCACGTGAGTGGAGACGACCTCTCCGATTCTGCTCGCCGCGGCGCAACCGGCATCCACCGCGGCTTTTACCGCTCCCACGTCGCCTCGCACCATCACGGTCACCAATCCGGCTCCGCTGAGCCTCTGGCCTATTAGGACGACGTTGGCGGCCTTGACCATCGCGTCCGCTCCCTCTATGGCTGCTACGAGACCTCTAGTTTCGATCAATCCCAATGCTTCCTGTCCCATGACTAATCCTCCCGTTCTTGAATTTATCCTTCGACGGGCCCGGAGGCGTCGTCGGAGGTTTTATCCTGAAATTTCTCGTTCTCCGTTTTTCGAGACTTACCGACTTCCGTCTTGGAATTCCCCTCGGAATCAGCCTTCATCTTTGGCGATTCCTCGACCTTTTTTATCTCTGCCTTCTTTTCTTCCGTTCCATTTTCGATAGAATCGGGGACATCGGTCTTCGCCGTTCCTTTGTTGGAAGAGGTTTTTCTGCGTCTTCTTCCACCGGGTTTACCCTGTTGGGATTCCTTGGATACCCCTTCTTTAGAGGAGCTCGACTTTTTACGGCTACTCGCCTTTCTGCGTTCCTTCGTCCTTACCCGAGAGGCGTTTTCCATGTCCGCCTCCCATCGGTCTTTTTCCCCTATCGAGGGGGTTCCATCGACAGTCGCGACCTTACCGGTAGTTTCACCGGGAGCCACCTCAAAGAGCCAGTCCGCCGCCGATTTGGTATCGTCGTTATAGGCCATCACCGGTCCGAACCCGACAGCGGGGCGAGGGATCATCTGAGCGGACACCACAGTTCCGAAGGGCTCTACCGCGGCCTTCGCCGCCGATATGGCCGCCTTGACCGCTCCGACGTCTCCGGCGATCTTCACCGTGACCATACCGTCTCCTCTGGAATTCTCTCTACCGATCAATTTCACGTTGGCGCTCTTAAGGGCCCCGTCGGCCGCAGCGATGGCCGCAACGAGACCGACGGTTTCGATAAAACCCATAGCCGTTCTAGGTTCGTTCATCGGTGCATCGCCTCCGTCCTCTTAAGGCTCTTCAATACCTGAGCCACAATGGCTTCGATCCCATCCTCGCCGGATGATCGGTCGGATTCCTGGTTCGACCTGCATCTCCACTCCGGCAGAGGCTCTTTTTTCACGAATCTGGCTGCGGCCTGTCCCAGCCATCGAAGGAGCAGCGACCGATCGAACCCCTCGAAACTCTCCTCCAGATAAGCTCTTCGCTCTCTGTAGGTGGCGAAGGTCACCGCTATTCCCTGAGAATCCAGCCCCGCTCCTACCTGAAGAGGAGAGGACAGGCTGCCCTCTTTGGCCAGATCCGAGGCCGATCCCTTTCCGAAGATCCAACGGAGGGGTATTCCTTCCTCTTCCGCTCCGGCCGCCACCAGAGAGACGGCGGAATCCTCCGTCTCGGGAGACACGTAAAGGTGGATCGCGGGCCTGTCGTCATCGCCTATCCTCAAACAGGACATCATGACGTACCTCCGTATGAGAGGACCAGCCCGGTGGCGACGGCGTTTCTCGGACCTTCCGAACCTCGAACGTTACCTCTGCCTGAGACCACTCCATATCTGGCCAGAGCATCGGTTATCATGGTGGGGATCTCGAAATCCTTGGCCGACCCACCCACCAGGACCACGTGATCTATCATCCTTACGTTTCCGGCGGGGGCCA is a window of Dethiosulfovibrio faecalis DNA encoding:
- the pduL gene encoding phosphate propanoyltransferase, whose product is MAISRELVDKIVSEILQSLPESRVEHDPALVVAGVSNRHVHLSRNDGDRLFGSGHELTPIKDLRQPGQFACKETVTLATAGGVLESVRVLGPYRKATQVEISASDARRLRIKAPLVKSGSDLPCDPVTLIGPADSMTVEVGVGIAWRHLHLTPPRAAELSLKDGQEVSVEVPGDRGIVFSRVWVRVGDSMEVEFHVDVDEANSCGLSTGDMVRVLGS
- a CDS encoding BMC domain-containing protein codes for the protein MGQEALGLIETRGLVAAIEGADAMVKAANVVLIGQRLSGAGLVTVMVRGDVGAVKAAVDAGCAAASRIGEVVSTHVIPRPHMDTEKILPAGGVDILSASND
- a CDS encoding BMC domain-containing protein, with protein sequence MNEPRTAMGFIETVGLVAAIAAADGALKSANVKLIGRENSRGDGMVTVKIAGDVGAVKAAISAAKAAVEPFGTVVSAQMIPRPAVGFGPVMAYNDDTKSAADWLFEVAPGETTGKVATVDGTPSIGEKDRWEADMENASRVRTKERRKASSRKKSSSSKEGVSKESQQGKPGGRRRRKTSSNKGTAKTDVPDSIENGTEEKKAEIKKVEESPKMKADSEGNSKTEVGKSRKTENEKFQDKTSDDASGPVEG
- a CDS encoding glycerol dehydratase reactivase beta/small subunit family protein; the encoded protein is MSCLRIGDDDRPAIHLYVSPETEDSAVSLVAAGAEEEGIPLRWIFGKGSASDLAKEGSLSSPLQVGAGLDSQGIAVTFATYRERRAYLEESFEGFDRSLLLRWLGQAAARFVKKEPLPEWRCRSNQESDRSSGEDGIEAIVAQVLKSLKRTEAMHR